TGCTCAAACCTCCTGGCTCACAGACAGTCTGAAACAGCTCTTCCGCATTCAGTACCCCGTCAATAACGTTTACCGGTACACTGACAAATCAGGCTCCTACTACTGTGTGCTCACAGAAAGCAGGGATTCCATTATTCCATCTAAAGACACATTCCATTTCAGGATCAGGGCCGTGAACCTGAAGCAGGAATCCAGCGGCCAGTTCAGTAAAGTATGGGATATGAGCGATTACATATTACAGAAAGACCAGCATGAATCCAATATCTGGTTCTGGAACCAGTACATCGCTTTTGAAGACCTGGATAAAGATGGGCTCACCGATCCCGTTATCGTATACGGAACCGCCGCCACCAACGGCACCAGCGATGGCCGTGTGAAATGCATGGTGTTCTACAAAGGCGAAAAGATCGGCGTACGCCATCAGAACTCCCTGGAACAGAATGAGCGGAATACCACGGTAGACAAAGCTTTCTACAATCTTCCCGCCGCAGTACAATTGTCTGTTGCCCGCAGATTGGAAGATATGGTAAAACAACAGCAAGCTGTTTTCTCTTCCGGCTGGCAGAAAGCCATGAAGAGCAAAAGGACTTATTTTGATGAAAAGAACCAATAATGCTGCGTTTTGCCGGATTGGTTTGTCAGGAGAAAAACCCGGGCAACCTCCTTATGAAATTCATTCTCTCTTTGTGGCTGTTCCTGACCGTTAGCATCGCTCATGCACAGAACCGGTTTTCGCTGGAACAAAAAGAAATTGGTATGAGCATTTACGTGCCCTGGCTGAACAATATCCGGTACTTCGATTACTACTACAAAAAACCCGAAGCCCTCACAGGTTTTAATGGCCTCGGAGCGGGAGTCTTTTATCGGGTCAATGCTTTCAAATATTCGCTTAATGCCTCTCTGATACA
This portion of the Pseudobacter ginsenosidimutans genome encodes:
- a CDS encoding M949_RS01915 family surface polysaccharide biosynthesis protein; amino-acid sequence: MKKICLLLTLLAACQMAAQSQVNSEIMPAAQTSWLTDSLKQLFRIQYPVNNVYRYTDKSGSYYCVLTESRDSIIPSKDTFHFRIRAVNLKQESSGQFSKVWDMSDYILQKDQHESNIWFWNQYIAFEDLDKDGLTDPVIVYGTAATNGTSDGRVKCMVFYKGEKIGVRHQNSLEQNERNTTVDKAFYNLPAAVQLSVARRLEDMVKQQQAVFSSGWQKAMKSKRTYFDEKNQ